One genomic window of Candidatus Lernaella stagnicola includes the following:
- a CDS encoding response regulator, translating into MRDGKYVILCIDDDPDVLNVLRLTIEANGYAMEEAYSAEEGLKKYKQVRPDFVIVDLMMESIDAGRAFAKELIVLDNNAPLYMLSSVGNAMSQIIDAQSLGLDGILQKPIDPNWLLTLLREKLK; encoded by the coding sequence ATGCGCGACGGCAAATACGTCATTTTGTGCATCGACGACGATCCGGATGTGCTTAACGTGCTGCGCTTGACCATCGAAGCCAACGGCTACGCGATGGAAGAGGCATACAGCGCCGAAGAGGGCTTGAAGAAGTACAAACAGGTCCGCCCCGATTTCGTTATCGTCGATTTGATGATGGAATCCATTGACGCCGGACGAGCGTTCGCCAAGGAACTGATTGTCTTGGACAACAACGCGCCGCTGTACATGCTCAGTTCGGTCGGTAACGCCATGAGTCAGATCATCGACGCACAGTCGCTGGGACTCGACGGCATCCTGCAAAAGCCCATCGATCCGAATTGGCTGCTGACTCTATTGCGGGAAAAACTGAAATAG
- a CDS encoding redox-sensing transcriptional repressor Rex, with the protein MKKVSNRTIGRLSLYRLTLDNLCQDGADRVFSHQLAAAAGCSAAQVRRDLMAINYSGSPAHGYNVAELTESIDNFLDHPGGTPVALVGIGNLGRAILDFFRARRPKLSIVAAFDTNKNKTGRVIHGTWCYHVDQMADIVRDKHITVAVITVPAASAQEVADKLVDAGVTGLLNFAPVRLRVPRHVYVEDVDITISLEKVAFFSRSSG; encoded by the coding sequence GTGAAAAAGGTATCGAACAGAACCATTGGCAGACTCAGTCTCTATCGGCTGACTCTAGATAACCTATGCCAGGATGGCGCGGATCGAGTGTTCTCACACCAATTGGCAGCAGCCGCCGGGTGCAGTGCGGCCCAGGTCCGTCGGGACCTGATGGCCATCAATTACAGCGGCAGTCCGGCCCATGGCTACAACGTTGCCGAGCTCACCGAAAGCATTGACAACTTTCTCGATCACCCTGGCGGCACCCCAGTCGCCCTGGTGGGTATCGGCAACCTCGGCCGCGCCATCCTCGATTTTTTCCGGGCTCGACGACCCAAACTTTCTATCGTCGCGGCATTTGACACCAACAAGAATAAGACCGGCCGTGTGATACACGGCACCTGGTGTTATCACGTCGATCAAATGGCCGACATCGTGCGCGACAAGCACATTACCGTCGCGGTTATCACGGTGCCGGCCGCATCGGCGCAGGAAGTCGCCGACAAGCTTGTCGACGCCGGAGTGACTGGTTTGCTCAATTTCGCGCCGGTTCGATTGCGAGTACCGCGTCATGTGTACGTCGAAGACGTGGACATCACGATCAGTTTAGAAAAAGTTGCGTTTTTTTCACGGTCCAGCGGCTAG
- the nuoE gene encoding NADH-quinone oxidoreductase subunit NuoE has protein sequence MNDDVAKVLERYPDAGRDSLIPILQEVQEALGYLSKDAVLEIARHLNLPASKIYGVATFYNQFRFRAPGKHVVQVCRGTACHVKGSAKVLTAVERALGIEAGQTTRDGMFSLEVVVCIGVCGLAPVIRVDDDYHAQVTPDSIRKILAAYRRMDKEVANG, from the coding sequence ATGAACGATGATGTAGCAAAGGTTTTGGAGCGCTATCCGGACGCGGGCCGGGATTCCCTAATCCCGATCCTGCAGGAAGTACAAGAAGCGCTCGGGTATTTGTCGAAGGATGCTGTTCTTGAAATCGCTCGTCACTTGAACCTGCCGGCCAGCAAGATTTACGGCGTCGCTACTTTTTACAATCAATTTCGATTTCGGGCACCCGGGAAGCACGTGGTTCAGGTCTGCCGTGGGACGGCCTGTCACGTTAAGGGTTCGGCCAAGGTGCTAACCGCCGTGGAGCGGGCACTGGGCATCGAGGCGGGACAAACCACCCGTGACGGTATGTTCAGTTTGGAGGTCGTAGTGTGCATCGGGGTCTGCGGATTGGCGCCGGTTATCCGCGTGGATGACGACTACCACGCCCAAGTAACCCCGGACAGCATTCGAAAGATCCTGGCCGCCTATCGCCGGATGGACAAGGAAGTGGCCAATGGCTGA